In Streptomyces qaidamensis, one DNA window encodes the following:
- a CDS encoding asparagine synthase-related protein has translation MRWLVGWSSTAAGAVAAGSAGATGSDGETLHPVGSQLLWGDPDPLWAVGDWRPDEVRVVKADDRTRIAVLGICGATDEQLRVALFAARGGALRHLTAWPGSYTAIVQVGRRITVCGDLAGARPVFHTPWAGGTAYATAALPLADLIEANLDFGHLAALLAAPDVPAALHDSTPYDGVKRIPPGHALILRAGAREIAGYEPVASLAVAAPPADPDSAVDAVRDALVEAVRTRLSAPRHVPGADIDPGPVPGMGPAERRAARGMPVPGIGADLSGGPASGALALLAAGLPGMPGTVLGHGTGAGERLLAVTFNDLAVAGREAELERAGALAANPRLHHVVVAGGEETLPYADLDGPLTDEPGPCLVSAARHRARLAAGSADHFTGYGARQVLDAHPARLADLLMDRRRRHLVRPVAALTKADGSVLVPARVYAAARRLSRTPYRSGVESLAERLLDPRSDDGLDAPGGALDASLAALSWGRPGPAARWLTGEALAEVSVRLQASTHRSELVGPGQRPGDFRARAALARHAADLRVLEQAAEVRFQRLHAPFLDNQVVRAARALPEALRVRPGARAAILRTVLEGAGVRELPTGWGAPTQATEAAAERTGLRVAADSLVALFDTPLLAEAGLVEARVVRKALRGAAAGEPLPLDGLADLVALELWLRRLLSRRGTCWTGTPARQRAVPAGIAPQRGALGAGAGGGRRV, from the coding sequence ATGCGGTGGTTGGTGGGGTGGAGCAGCACCGCCGCGGGAGCCGTCGCTGCCGGTTCGGCGGGGGCGACCGGCAGCGACGGTGAGACGCTGCACCCGGTGGGGTCCCAACTCCTGTGGGGAGACCCCGATCCGCTGTGGGCGGTCGGCGACTGGCGCCCCGACGAGGTGCGGGTCGTGAAGGCCGACGACCGGACCAGGATCGCCGTCCTCGGCATCTGCGGCGCCACCGACGAGCAGCTGCGCGTCGCGCTGTTCGCCGCGCGCGGCGGGGCACTTCGGCATCTGACCGCCTGGCCGGGCAGCTACACCGCGATCGTGCAGGTCGGCAGGCGGATCACCGTCTGCGGCGATCTCGCGGGCGCGCGGCCGGTGTTCCACACGCCCTGGGCCGGCGGCACGGCGTACGCGACCGCCGCGCTGCCGCTGGCCGACCTCATCGAGGCCAACCTGGACTTCGGGCACCTCGCCGCGCTGCTGGCCGCCCCGGACGTGCCCGCCGCGCTGCACGACTCCACGCCGTACGACGGCGTGAAACGCATTCCGCCCGGGCATGCCCTCATCCTGCGCGCCGGGGCGCGCGAGATCGCCGGGTACGAGCCGGTCGCCTCGCTGGCCGTGGCGGCGCCTCCGGCCGATCCCGACAGCGCGGTCGACGCGGTGCGCGACGCGCTCGTGGAGGCCGTACGGACGCGTCTGTCCGCGCCGCGGCACGTCCCCGGGGCGGACATAGACCCGGGTCCGGTGCCCGGCATGGGTCCCGCCGAGCGGCGGGCAGCGCGCGGGATGCCGGTGCCGGGGATCGGCGCGGACCTGTCCGGCGGGCCGGCCTCCGGGGCCCTGGCACTGCTGGCCGCGGGCCTGCCCGGGATGCCGGGCACGGTGCTGGGGCACGGCACGGGCGCGGGCGAGCGGCTGCTCGCCGTCACGTTCAACGACCTCGCCGTCGCCGGGCGGGAGGCCGAGCTGGAGCGGGCGGGCGCGCTGGCGGCGAACCCGCGGCTGCACCACGTCGTCGTGGCGGGCGGCGAGGAGACCCTTCCGTACGCCGACCTGGACGGGCCGCTGACCGACGAACCCGGGCCGTGCCTGGTGTCCGCGGCGCGGCACCGGGCCCGGCTGGCGGCGGGCAGCGCGGACCACTTCACGGGCTACGGCGCGCGCCAGGTCCTGGACGCCCACCCCGCGCGCCTCGCCGACCTGCTGATGGACCGCCGACGGCGTCATCTCGTACGGCCGGTCGCCGCCCTGACCAAGGCCGACGGGTCGGTACTGGTGCCCGCGCGCGTGTACGCGGCGGCGCGGCGGTTGTCCCGGACGCCGTACCGGTCGGGGGTCGAGTCCCTCGCCGAGCGTCTGCTCGACCCCCGCTCCGACGACGGCCTCGACGCGCCCGGCGGCGCGCTGGATGCCTCGCTCGCCGCGCTGAGCTGGGGCAGACCCGGGCCGGCGGCGCGCTGGCTGACCGGTGAGGCGCTCGCTGAAGTATCGGTTCGCCTTCAGGCGTCGACGCACCGGTCGGAGCTGGTGGGGCCGGGGCAGCGGCCGGGTGACTTCCGCGCGCGTGCGGCGCTGGCGCGTCATGCGGCGGACCTGCGGGTGCTGGAGCAGGCCGCGGAGGTGCGCTTCCAGCGGCTGCACGCGCCGTTCCTCGACAACCAGGTGGTCCGCGCGGCCCGGGCGCTGCCCGAGGCGCTGCGGGTGCGGCCGGGTGCGCGGGCGGCGATCCTGCGGACGGTGCTGGAAGGAGCCGGGGTCCGGGAGCTGCCGACCGGCTGGGGTGCCCCGACCCAGGCGACGGAGGCGGCCGCGGAGCGTACGGGGCTGCGGGTGGCGGCGGACTCCCTGGTCGCCCTGTTCGACACCCCGCTGCTGGCGGAGGCGGGCCTGGTCGAGGCCCGTGTGGTGCGCAAGGCGCTGCGCGGCGCGGCGGCGGGCGAGCCGCTGCCCCTGGACGGCCTCGCGGACCTGGTCGCCCTGGAGCTGTGGCTGCGCCGCCTGCTGTCCCGCCGCGGCACGTGCTGGACGGGGACACCGGCGAGGCAGCGGGCGGTACCGGCGGGGATCGCGCCGCAGCGAGGAGCGTTGGGGGCGGGGGCCGGCGGGGGGCGGCGGGTGTAG